The following are encoded together in the Flavihumibacter fluvii genome:
- a CDS encoding SusC/RagA family TonB-linked outer membrane protein yields the protein MRKIMALLAIVLGIALNTFGQGGNVTGRVTDAKDGTPIPGVTIRVKGGGAITTTGIDGTFMVPLKADKATLEFSSIGFQLKTVAVNAGTPVAVQMEIDSKALSEIVVTGTGVATSKRKLAIAVESITADKLPSTVNADVGSALVGKIAGAQISSTNGSPGAPVNILLRGINSINGGTRPMILVDGVEVRSTGLETLDLAAYDRIEVVQGAAAASIYGAQGANGVIQLFTKKGRQGRVNIDFSSSVAQNQLLNIGKVNKAKKHAFNVNEAGEVIAGNGTPLSFDEETGSYLTNPVFNLINPDSKYANSYDKNLQWYDHYDMFFQKGMTFNNSISISGSKDRFDFNIIASDNRQKTVFKNNGDFSRTNLTVNLGVELAKGLRLRSTTQLVSTKSTLLDPTGRNMFYAINNARPFADFTRKDAAGFYSPYYGDAVGVNHYNFNYIIENAKPTDKTVDIIQSFNLNYKLPKFVELDVKYGINRNDLTSRYQIYDQQHSVGADFWQYQAEYYSPRTSYHDPASDNTQSGEINQGQYIDLFQNLNASATIRFNFKDDFKLNIPLVSSTLVGWDYRKRDYNEFISYGGNAPDFSPYTASDMGVFKIVSDFRSEFATYGFYANQRFDWADFAGVSIGLRSDYSSAFGSGSKPQTFPRGDAFFRLSGLNFWENSSLANTWTDFKIRAAYGEAGIQPGAYDRFPTLGSSTLGTQSSLYTPIANANPDLRVEVAKELEIGADMGFAIGKTNWFKNLNLSATYWVRSSADVIDRVDVAPSTGVGRILTNAMTLKSDGIQASLNLGVYNSKNFNWNFTALFSKQNSIVDAVEGGAEIIKTSAAGSTSYIIKAGEQIGQIYGYVFLNSVDALNPVTGEPFIAKDDQVLYEVASNGYVVNKTSRQPYASPSRFALGDPNPKFNMSFINDFNINGYLSVGFQFDLVYKSYLYNQTKQWMYRDGIHKDYDGEITIDGQTAAWSSFYRGAYAVRQANGTKSYFMEDATFFRLRNLNIGFDFAKFFKIKNVNRLQLVLTGRNLFTVTDYTGMDPEVSSGTVNSSWDRAVDHNTIPNLKTYQLGLNVGF from the coding sequence ATGAGAAAAATTATGGCACTTCTTGCCATTGTGTTAGGTATTGCACTTAACACATTTGGGCAGGGTGGAAATGTAACCGGTCGGGTTACTGATGCAAAAGATGGAACGCCGATTCCTGGCGTTACCATCCGGGTAAAAGGAGGTGGAGCAATCACCACCACAGGCATAGATGGAACATTTATGGTTCCGCTTAAGGCAGACAAAGCCACACTAGAATTCAGCTCGATTGGCTTTCAATTAAAAACTGTTGCCGTAAATGCCGGCACTCCGGTAGCTGTGCAAATGGAAATCGATTCCAAAGCACTGAGTGAGATTGTTGTAACAGGTACTGGTGTAGCTACCAGTAAAAGAAAGTTGGCCATCGCTGTTGAATCGATCACGGCTGACAAATTACCATCAACGGTGAATGCAGATGTAGGAAGTGCACTTGTGGGGAAAATTGCCGGTGCCCAGATCTCCAGCACAAATGGTTCACCAGGTGCGCCGGTAAATATCCTGTTACGTGGTATTAATTCAATTAATGGCGGAACAAGGCCAATGATTTTAGTGGATGGAGTTGAAGTACGGTCCACCGGTTTGGAAACCCTCGATCTTGCTGCTTATGATAGAATCGAAGTTGTGCAGGGTGCTGCTGCTGCAAGTATTTATGGCGCACAAGGTGCGAATGGTGTTATCCAGCTCTTTACAAAAAAAGGACGCCAGGGCCGGGTAAATATTGACTTCAGTTCCAGTGTTGCCCAGAACCAATTGTTGAATATCGGCAAAGTGAACAAAGCTAAAAAGCATGCGTTCAATGTTAATGAGGCAGGGGAAGTTATAGCGGGTAATGGTACTCCCTTAAGTTTCGATGAAGAAACTGGTTCTTACCTCACCAACCCTGTCTTCAACCTGATCAATCCGGATAGTAAGTATGCAAATTCTTATGATAAGAACCTGCAATGGTACGACCATTATGATATGTTCTTCCAGAAAGGAATGACGTTTAATAATTCTATAAGCATTAGTGGATCAAAAGACCGTTTCGATTTTAATATCATTGCTTCTGATAACCGCCAGAAAACGGTGTTTAAAAACAATGGCGATTTCTCAAGAACCAACCTCACCGTGAATCTTGGCGTAGAACTGGCAAAGGGGCTTCGTTTGCGAAGCACCACACAATTGGTGAGCACAAAAAGCACTTTACTTGACCCTACAGGCCGGAATATGTTTTATGCAATCAATAATGCCCGTCCATTTGCTGATTTCACACGTAAGGATGCAGCAGGTTTTTATTCCCCTTATTATGGCGATGCAGTGGGGGTTAATCATTATAATTTCAATTATATCATTGAAAATGCAAAACCGACGGATAAAACAGTTGATATTATACAAAGCTTTAACCTGAATTACAAGCTTCCGAAATTCGTAGAGCTTGACGTTAAATATGGTATCAATCGGAACGACCTCACCAGCCGTTACCAGATTTATGATCAGCAACATAGCGTTGGTGCTGATTTCTGGCAATACCAGGCGGAATATTATTCTCCACGTACCAGCTATCATGACCCGGCATCAGATAATACACAATCCGGTGAAATTAACCAGGGCCAGTATATTGACCTCTTCCAGAACCTGAATGCGAGTGCAACGATCCGGTTTAATTTTAAAGACGATTTCAAACTGAATATTCCCTTGGTTTCTTCAACACTTGTCGGCTGGGATTACCGTAAGCGTGATTATAATGAGTTTATCAGTTATGGTGGCAATGCACCTGATTTCTCACCTTACACCGCATCTGATATGGGGGTTTTCAAGATTGTGAGTGATTTCAGGTCTGAATTTGCTACCTATGGTTTCTATGCCAACCAGCGTTTTGACTGGGCAGACTTTGCCGGAGTAAGCATTGGGTTGAGAAGTGATTATTCTTCTGCATTCGGTAGCGGTTCCAAGCCCCAGACCTTTCCCCGAGGAGATGCCTTCTTCCGTTTGTCTGGTTTGAATTTCTGGGAGAACAGCAGCCTGGCCAATACCTGGACGGATTTCAAGATCCGCGCTGCATATGGTGAAGCTGGTATACAGCCCGGTGCCTACGATCGTTTCCCAACCCTTGGGTCTTCAACCCTTGGAACGCAGAGCTCTTTATACACGCCAATTGCCAACGCAAATCCAGACCTGCGTGTTGAGGTGGCCAAGGAACTTGAAATTGGTGCAGACATGGGCTTTGCAATTGGTAAGACCAACTGGTTCAAGAACCTTAACCTGAGTGCAACTTATTGGGTGCGTAGTTCAGCAGATGTGATCGACCGGGTAGATGTTGCACCAAGTACGGGTGTAGGTCGTATTTTGACCAACGCCATGACCTTGAAATCTGATGGTATCCAGGCTTCATTAAACCTGGGTGTTTACAACTCTAAAAATTTCAACTGGAACTTCACTGCTCTATTCAGCAAACAAAATTCAATCGTTGATGCTGTAGAAGGTGGTGCTGAGATAATTAAAACATCCGCAGCTGGAAGCACGAGTTATATCATCAAGGCTGGTGAGCAAATTGGCCAGATCTATGGATATGTTTTCCTGAATAGTGTGGATGCCTTGAATCCTGTTACCGGTGAACCTTTTATTGCAAAGGATGATCAGGTTTTGTACGAAGTGGCCAGTAATGGTTACGTTGTGAATAAAACCAGCCGTCAGCCTTACGCATCACCATCCAGGTTTGCATTAGGTGATCCCAACCCTAAGTTCAATATGTCTTTCATCAATGATTTCAATATCAATGGTTACCTGTCAGTTGGATTCCAGTTTGATTTGGTGTACAAGAGTTACCTGTACAACCAAACCAAGCAGTGGATGTATCGTGATGGTATCCACAAAGATTATGATGGTGAAATCACAATCGATGGCCAGACAGCAGCATGGTCGTCATTCTACCGCGGTGCTTATGCTGTAAGGCAGGCTAATGGAACCAAGAGCTATTTTATGGAAGATGCTACTTTCTTCCGTCTGCGTAACCTGAATATCGGTTTTGATTTTGCCAAATTCTTTAAGATCAAAAATGTGAATCGCCTGCAATTGGTACTCACAGGCCGTAATCTCTTTACTGTTACTGATTACACAGGTATGGATCCTGAAGTTAGTTCCGGTACAGTGAACTCTTCCTGGGACCGTGCGGTTGACCACAATACCATTCCAAACCTGAAGACTTACCAGTTGGGTCTGAATGTTGGTTTCTAA
- a CDS encoding amidohydrolase: MVYTFRIFTTLIFCSLLSVTNAQKKNSLSNVNNWKQQAQQDIAAQYNSYKTIALQIWEYAEMGYKEEKSSALLQQTLKDKGFTVEPGVAGIPTAFVASYGSGHPIIGILAEYDALPGLSQQAVPEKSPIAGKNAGHGCGHHLFGTASVAAGIELKQLIDQYKWKGTIRVYGTPAEEGGSGKVYMVRAGLFNDVDAVIHWHPGDENDTKFDGVLANKSAKFRFYGTSAHASASPEKGRSSLDAVEAMDNMVNMMREHIPTDARIHYVITNGGKAPNVVPDFAEVYYYVRHPSREVVKQLFDRVIKAAQGAAMGTETKADFEIIGGTYDLLLNNTLAAAMQQNLEKVGGVKYTEAEIEFAKKIQATIGYKSPPIEKAGQVNPLVKITNAPMGSTDVGDVSWTVPTVGMGAATWVPGTPAHSWQAVACGGTEIGTKGMMVAAKAMTLTGIDLFQDASLVQKAKAEFDQSRGEGFIYTPLLGDRKPALNYRD; this comes from the coding sequence ATGGTATATACTTTCCGAATTTTTACCACGTTAATTTTTTGTTCGTTGTTGTCTGTTACCAATGCCCAAAAGAAAAATTCTCTTTCAAATGTAAACAACTGGAAGCAGCAGGCCCAGCAGGATATTGCAGCGCAATATAACAGCTATAAGACCATCGCCCTTCAGATCTGGGAATATGCTGAAATGGGCTATAAGGAAGAGAAAAGTTCAGCGCTCTTACAACAAACTTTAAAAGATAAGGGGTTTACCGTGGAGCCTGGTGTTGCAGGTATTCCTACTGCTTTTGTGGCCAGTTACGGCAGCGGGCATCCGATCATCGGTATCCTGGCAGAATATGATGCATTACCCGGACTCTCACAACAAGCAGTACCCGAGAAATCACCTATTGCAGGAAAGAATGCCGGGCATGGCTGCGGCCACCATTTGTTTGGCACTGCTTCCGTTGCAGCAGGCATTGAGTTAAAACAATTGATAGATCAGTATAAATGGAAGGGGACTATTCGCGTTTATGGAACTCCTGCTGAAGAAGGTGGATCCGGGAAAGTGTACATGGTCAGGGCCGGATTATTTAATGATGTTGATGCTGTGATCCATTGGCATCCGGGTGATGAAAACGATACTAAATTTGATGGCGTACTGGCCAACAAATCAGCCAAGTTCAGGTTCTATGGTACTTCAGCACATGCCTCAGCTTCCCCTGAAAAAGGCCGGTCTTCGCTGGATGCAGTTGAAGCCATGGATAATATGGTGAACATGATGCGTGAACATATCCCTACTGATGCGCGTATCCATTATGTAATTACCAATGGCGGTAAAGCGCCAAATGTAGTTCCTGATTTTGCTGAAGTATATTATTATGTAAGGCATCCCAGCCGGGAAGTCGTAAAACAATTATTCGATCGTGTTATTAAAGCCGCCCAGGGTGCAGCTATGGGAACTGAAACGAAAGCTGATTTTGAAATCATTGGTGGTACATACGACCTCCTGTTAAATAACACCCTGGCTGCGGCAATGCAACAAAACCTTGAGAAAGTTGGTGGTGTGAAGTATACTGAAGCGGAAATAGAATTTGCCAAAAAAATCCAGGCTACCATTGGGTATAAAAGCCCGCCAATTGAAAAAGCCGGCCAGGTAAATCCCCTGGTGAAAATTACCAATGCGCCAATGGGCTCTACTGATGTAGGTGATGTAAGCTGGACGGTTCCTACAGTTGGAATGGGTGCTGCTACCTGGGTGCCCGGAACTCCAGCGCATAGTTGGCAGGCGGTTGCCTGTGGCGGAACTGAAATTGGCACGAAAGGAATGATGGTTGCCGCAAAAGCAATGACATTAACTGGTATTGACCTTTTCCAGGATGCCAGCCTGGTCCAAAAAGCAAAAGCCGAATTCGATCAAAGCAGGGGTGAAGGATTTATCTATACACCACTTTTAGGAGACCGGAAACCAGCTTTAAACTACAGGGATTAA
- the radA gene encoding DNA repair protein RadA: protein MSKTKSSFFCQQCGYESTKWLGKCPACQEWNSFVEEIKQPVTKQNITPWKVESGRIKTGVTRLQDIKVTEESRIVTPDIELNRVLGGGIVPGSIVLVAGEPGIGKSTLFLQIGLQLQKIKVLYVSGEESEQQIRMRADRLPFSNEYFFLLTETNTQIIFQEIRKLQPQLLIIDSIQTLHTTQIESSPGSVSQIRECAAELQRFAKESDTPVFLIGHITKDGAIAGPKILEHMVDTVLQFEGDRHYAFRILRTLKNRFGSTAELGIYEMSAEGMKGVLNPSDLLLSQKEEQLSGTAIAATIEGMRPFLIEVQALVTPSVYGTPQRTVSGFDLRRLQLLLAVLEKRGGFQFGSKDVFLNIAGGLKVEDPAIDLAVLCALLSSYDDIPIAQTICFAGEIGLSGEIRSVNRIEQRIAEAEKLGFEKMIISRYNLKGLSKINPQIEIIPVARVEDVYRILF from the coding sequence ATGAGCAAAACTAAGTCCTCTTTTTTCTGTCAGCAATGCGGATATGAAAGTACAAAATGGTTAGGCAAATGCCCGGCTTGCCAGGAATGGAATTCTTTCGTCGAAGAAATTAAACAACCTGTTACCAAACAAAATATAACTCCCTGGAAAGTGGAAAGCGGGCGAATTAAAACAGGCGTAACCAGGTTACAGGATATTAAGGTGACGGAAGAATCAAGAATCGTTACACCGGATATTGAATTGAACAGAGTATTGGGTGGTGGAATTGTTCCTGGCAGTATCGTTTTGGTTGCAGGAGAACCCGGTATCGGAAAATCAACCTTGTTCCTACAGATCGGATTGCAATTGCAAAAGATCAAAGTTTTGTACGTAAGCGGTGAAGAAAGTGAACAACAAATCAGGATGCGGGCGGATCGACTTCCTTTTTCCAATGAATATTTTTTCCTGCTTACCGAAACAAACACACAGATCATTTTTCAGGAAATCAGGAAGCTCCAGCCCCAACTGTTGATTATCGACTCCATCCAAACCCTGCATACCACCCAGATCGAATCATCTCCCGGAAGTGTTTCCCAAATAAGGGAATGCGCAGCTGAATTGCAACGCTTTGCCAAAGAATCTGATACGCCTGTTTTCCTGATCGGACATATCACCAAAGATGGTGCAATTGCAGGTCCAAAAATCCTGGAACACATGGTGGACACGGTTTTGCAGTTCGAAGGCGATCGCCATTACGCTTTCAGAATATTACGAACACTGAAAAATCGTTTTGGCAGTACGGCAGAACTAGGCATTTATGAAATGAGTGCAGAAGGCATGAAAGGGGTGCTTAATCCAAGTGATCTTTTATTGTCGCAAAAGGAAGAACAACTTAGTGGTACAGCCATTGCTGCCACCATAGAAGGCATGCGACCTTTTTTGATCGAGGTGCAGGCACTGGTTACACCATCCGTATATGGCACCCCGCAAAGAACAGTCAGCGGATTTGACCTGAGGAGGCTTCAATTATTATTGGCCGTGTTGGAGAAACGAGGCGGATTTCAATTTGGGTCAAAAGATGTTTTCCTAAATATTGCGGGTGGATTAAAAGTGGAAGATCCGGCAATCGACCTTGCCGTACTGTGCGCTTTATTGAGTTCATATGACGATATACCCATAGCACAAACAATCTGTTTTGCCGGTGAAATCGGATTAAGCGGTGAAATAAGATCAGTTAACCGGATCGAACAAAGAATTGCTGAAGCAGAAAAGCTTGGCTTTGAAAAAATGATCATCTCCCGATATAACCTGAAAGGATTATCAAAGATCAATCCACAAATAGAGATCATTCCTGTTGCCCGGGTTGAAGATGTTTATCGCATACTTTTTTAA
- the ricT gene encoding regulatory iron-sulfur-containing complex subunit RicT: protein MGCSSCGTGSPNGCKSNGGCSTGGCNRMNAYDWLQNLPFADTESACKVVEVSFNNGSRKDFYRNNALQNFEKGDQVTVEGISGVDVGEINLTGEIVRLQLKKRGANEFDPEMKKVLRRANDRDLDLQKQNKAREAEALIRARAIARQLKLEMKVSEVEIQADGRKATFYYIADDRVDFRELIKIYAGEFKVKVEMRQIGARQEAAKVGGIGSCGRELCCSTWLTDFKSVNTTAARYQNLSINQTKLSGQCGRLKCCLNYELDTYLDALQGFPDRADNIKVASGVATLIKKDIFKNLMWYVLPESNKQYPVTIERVRKIQSLNAQGVIPDELEAVDVTSSKVKELEPEFVDVVGQISLRSLEKNDRRRRQQQQQQQKPRPNAPRGSGSQTGPRPNAPEQGQQNRGGQRPPQQGSRPPQGPNQGPPQGNRPPLGNRTPQNRPPQGNRPPRPQEPKKDN from the coding sequence ATGGGATGTAGTAGTTGTGGAACAGGATCACCAAACGGGTGCAAAAGCAATGGAGGATGCTCCACTGGCGGATGTAACCGGATGAATGCCTACGATTGGTTGCAAAACCTGCCATTTGCCGATACTGAATCTGCCTGTAAAGTGGTAGAAGTATCCTTCAATAATGGAAGCCGGAAAGATTTTTACCGGAATAATGCCTTACAAAATTTTGAAAAGGGCGACCAGGTTACGGTGGAGGGAATCAGTGGTGTTGACGTGGGCGAAATAAACCTTACCGGGGAAATAGTACGCCTGCAATTGAAAAAGCGTGGGGCAAATGAGTTTGACCCGGAAATGAAAAAAGTGTTACGAAGGGCAAATGACCGCGACCTCGACCTGCAAAAGCAGAACAAGGCCCGGGAGGCAGAGGCCCTGATCAGGGCCAGGGCAATCGCACGCCAGTTAAAACTGGAGATGAAAGTTAGCGAAGTGGAGATCCAGGCCGACGGCCGGAAAGCCACCTTCTATTATATTGCCGATGACCGAGTAGATTTCAGGGAACTGATAAAGATTTATGCCGGTGAGTTTAAAGTGAAAGTGGAAATGCGGCAAATTGGCGCGCGCCAGGAAGCAGCCAAGGTTGGTGGCATTGGCAGTTGCGGCCGGGAATTGTGTTGCAGCACCTGGTTGACCGACTTTAAAAGTGTAAATACCACGGCAGCACGGTACCAGAACCTGAGTATCAACCAGACCAAGCTAAGCGGACAATGCGGCCGATTGAAGTGTTGCCTCAATTATGAACTTGATACTTACCTGGATGCGTTGCAGGGTTTCCCTGACCGTGCAGATAATATTAAAGTGGCCAGCGGTGTTGCCACCCTCATCAAAAAGGATATTTTCAAAAACCTGATGTGGTATGTTTTACCGGAAAGTAACAAACAATATCCGGTGACAATTGAACGGGTAAGAAAAATACAATCACTTAATGCACAGGGTGTAATTCCGGATGAGTTGGAAGCGGTTGATGTAACCAGCTCAAAAGTAAAGGAACTGGAACCGGAATTTGTGGATGTAGTTGGCCAGATCAGCCTGCGTAGCCTGGAGAAAAATGATCGCAGGCGCAGGCAACAACAGCAACAGCAGCAAAAGCCGCGACCAAACGCTCCGAGAGGCAGTGGTTCCCAAACCGGCCCAAGACCAAATGCACCGGAACAAGGCCAACAAAACCGGGGTGGCCAAAGGCCACCGCAACAGGGCAGTCGCCCACCACAGGGACCAAACCAGGGCCCCCCACAAGGGAATCGGCCGCCGCTAGGAAACCGGACCCCACAAAACAGGCCACCGCAGGGTAACAGGCCGCCCCGACCACAGGAACCTAAAAAAGACAATTAA
- a CDS encoding ComF family protein, whose product MPAFLTLFHHLSGLFFPHTCAACGSANLVPDAGICPQCLATLPVTGYLHEPGNPVEEIFWGRITLQHAAACCFFAKKSRIQHALHQVKYHFRGDAAIHLGEWMGHQLSASAWFSSIDLLLPMPLHPKRQSERGYNQAELLCRGISAVTKLQQLPNALVRKSATRSQTHQHRHERWENMQGVFGIADPGPLANRHILLIDDVVTTGATLEAMGEQLLKIPGLTLSICCFAYTVKH is encoded by the coding sequence TTGCCGGCATTTTTGACGTTATTTCACCACCTTTCCGGACTTTTTTTTCCGCATACCTGCGCTGCCTGCGGTTCGGCTAACCTGGTCCCGGATGCCGGAATTTGCCCCCAATGCCTCGCCACCCTGCCAGTTACCGGCTATTTACATGAACCAGGAAACCCCGTTGAAGAGATATTCTGGGGCAGAATTACCCTTCAGCATGCTGCCGCCTGTTGCTTTTTCGCTAAAAAAAGCAGGATACAGCATGCCCTACACCAGGTGAAATACCATTTTAGGGGTGATGCGGCCATCCATTTAGGGGAATGGATGGGTCACCAATTATCGGCTTCTGCCTGGTTTTCCAGTATAGATCTGCTCTTACCTATGCCCCTTCACCCCAAAAGGCAATCCGAAAGAGGTTATAACCAGGCCGAATTACTTTGCAGGGGCATATCAGCTGTTACTAAACTCCAACAATTACCAAATGCCCTGGTGAGGAAATCGGCCACCAGGTCACAAACCCACCAGCACCGCCATGAAAGATGGGAAAATATGCAGGGTGTCTTTGGCATTGCAGACCCCGGCCCACTGGCTAACCGCCACATATTATTAATTGATGATGTGGTCACCACCGGTGCAACCCTGGAGGCAATGGGTGAGCAATTATTGAAAATACCTGGATTAACACTCAGCATTTGTTGTTTTGCCTATACCGTTAAGCATTGA
- a CDS encoding zinc metallopeptidase, protein MTPSIMLISLLFVVLSMAVSYALRSKIKKYSETPMRSGLSGKEVAERMLRESGIFDVRVVPADGFLSDHYNPITKTVSLSTEIYEGRNVAAAAIAAHECGHALQHATGYPWLTMRSKLVPAVQFSSNIVQWVLLAGIFLINVFPGLLLGGIVLFAVTTLFSLITLPVEFDASNRALAWLDQTRITTVDEQPKAKDALKWAAMTYVVAAVASIATLIQYIFIYMGRRD, encoded by the coding sequence ATGACACCTTCAATTATGCTCATTTCGCTCTTGTTTGTAGTGCTCAGCATGGCGGTTTCCTATGCTCTTCGGAGTAAAATTAAAAAGTACAGTGAGACCCCTATGCGATCGGGGCTCTCCGGAAAGGAGGTAGCCGAAAGGATGCTACGGGAAAGCGGGATTTTCGATGTTCGGGTTGTACCGGCTGATGGCTTCCTGAGCGACCATTATAATCCCATAACAAAGACGGTCAGCCTGAGCACTGAGATTTATGAGGGCCGGAATGTGGCCGCCGCCGCTATTGCTGCCCATGAATGCGGCCATGCTCTACAGCACGCCACAGGTTACCCTTGGCTTACTATGCGAAGTAAGCTGGTGCCAGCGGTCCAATTCAGTTCCAATATTGTGCAATGGGTGCTGCTGGCCGGGATTTTCCTGATCAATGTATTTCCTGGCCTCCTTTTGGGAGGAATCGTCCTGTTTGCTGTTACAACATTGTTCTCGCTGATTACACTTCCGGTAGAATTTGATGCCAGTAACCGGGCACTGGCCTGGCTGGATCAGACCCGCATCACAACTGTTGACGAGCAGCCTAAAGCCAAGGATGCCCTTAAATGGGCTGCAATGACCTATGTAGTGGCCGCAGTTGCCTCAATAGCCACACTAATTCAGTATATCTTTATCTATATGGGAAGAAGGGATTAA
- a CDS encoding ATP-binding protein produces the protein MLFASVIGQTEIKSQLTDMVRNNRLSHALLFLGKEGSGGLPMALAFAQYVVCEKVQGKPSDATTSLFGEGPVNAPGTVLTDSCGVCAACTKAAVQVHPDIHFSYPVIPRKPGDKPISTGYIAEWREFLKINPYGNIFDWLQFINAENRQGNITAEECNDILRKLNLKTFESKYKILVMWMPEFLGKEGNKLLKLIEEPPPNTLFILVAENESMILPTILSRCQLVKIPALTNADICQQLIRKAGLSADQAQQLAAISEGNYREALQQLNHAGEDWLHLVREWLNAILKNGPVALSKWIEEISKQGREKQKQFLRYFNHLLEQSVRLHILGPDSEWANSLPVKEKDFILRINKMSDLSQQEAIVEELDKAAYYIERNANAKMLFHALSIKLFHILAEKTRVKPW, from the coding sequence ATGTTATTCGCTTCAGTAATTGGGCAGACCGAGATAAAATCGCAGTTGACAGACATGGTACGGAACAACCGTCTTAGCCATGCATTGTTGTTCCTTGGCAAGGAAGGCAGTGGTGGACTGCCCATGGCTTTAGCATTTGCGCAATATGTGGTTTGTGAAAAAGTCCAGGGCAAGCCAAGCGATGCAACCACCTCATTATTTGGTGAAGGGCCGGTAAATGCGCCTGGTACAGTACTGACAGATAGCTGTGGCGTTTGTGCGGCATGTACTAAAGCAGCGGTGCAGGTGCATCCCGATATCCACTTTTCTTATCCAGTCATTCCGCGAAAACCTGGTGATAAACCCATCAGCACCGGCTATATTGCGGAGTGGCGCGAATTCTTAAAAATCAATCCATACGGAAATATATTCGACTGGTTGCAATTCATTAATGCCGAAAACAGGCAGGGAAATATTACCGCAGAGGAATGCAATGACATTTTGCGCAAGCTGAACCTGAAGACTTTCGAAAGCAAGTACAAGATCCTGGTGATGTGGATGCCCGAATTCCTAGGAAAGGAGGGCAATAAATTGTTAAAACTTATCGAGGAACCCCCACCAAATACCCTTTTCATTTTGGTAGCAGAAAATGAATCGATGATTCTACCCACCATCCTATCCCGCTGCCAATTGGTGAAAATCCCAGCGTTAACAAACGCAGATATCTGTCAGCAACTCATCAGGAAAGCCGGACTCTCTGCCGACCAGGCACAGCAATTGGCGGCAATCAGCGAGGGAAATTATCGTGAAGCCCTGCAGCAACTGAACCATGCCGGCGAAGATTGGCTTCACCTCGTACGGGAATGGTTGAATGCCATCCTGAAAAATGGCCCGGTTGCCCTGAGCAAATGGATAGAAGAAATCAGCAAACAGGGCCGCGAGAAACAAAAGCAATTTCTCCGGTATTTTAACCATCTGCTGGAACAAAGCGTGCGCCTCCATATATTAGGACCGGATAGCGAATGGGCGAATAGCCTGCCGGTAAAAGAAAAAGATTTTATACTCCGCATCAATAAAATGTCTGACCTCTCCCAGCAGGAAGCCATTGTAGAGGAATTAGACAAGGCGGCCTATTATATTGAAAGAAATGCTAATGCGAAGATGCTCTTCCACGCACTCAGTATTAAGCTTTTCCATATCCTGGCTGAGAAGACCAGGGTTAAGCCGTGGTAG
- a CDS encoding glutathione peroxidase: MLKTLLVAMIIMGASGIYDYKLTGLDGKPLDLAQFKGKKILIVNTASACGYTPQYADLEALYEKYKGKLVVVGFPANNFGEQEKGTNSEIATFCKKNYGVTFPMSEKVSVKGDDIHPLFKYLTEEAGKLGETDPIKWNFTKFLVDENGKLLAVFPSKVKPMSEEITKYLN, encoded by the coding sequence ATGCTGAAAACACTCTTAGTTGCTATGATTATAATGGGCGCCTCAGGAATATATGATTACAAGTTAACCGGGCTGGATGGCAAACCGCTGGACCTTGCCCAATTCAAAGGCAAGAAGATCCTGATTGTAAATACTGCTTCTGCTTGTGGGTATACTCCTCAATACGCAGACCTGGAAGCTTTATATGAAAAATACAAAGGCAAACTCGTGGTAGTCGGTTTCCCGGCAAATAATTTTGGTGAACAGGAGAAAGGGACGAATAGTGAAATCGCGACTTTCTGCAAGAAAAATTATGGCGTTACTTTCCCGATGTCTGAAAAAGTATCTGTAAAAGGGGATGATATCCATCCATTATTTAAATACCTGACAGAAGAAGCCGGGAAACTGGGTGAAACCGATCCCATAAAATGGAATTTCACCAAGTTCCTGGTAGATGAAAATGGAAAGCTGCTGGCTGTATTCCCGAGCAAAGTGAAGCCGATGAGCGAAGAGATTACGAAGTACCTGAATTAG